From the genome of Triticum aestivum cultivar Chinese Spring chromosome 1A, IWGSC CS RefSeq v2.1, whole genome shotgun sequence:
cggccaaggagttggaaagggggattcctacaggcagtcggctctgataccaacttgtgacgcccccgattcaatcgtacactaatcatgcacgcaaatgtgtacgatcaagatcagggactcacgggaagatatcacaacacaactctacaaataaaataagtcatacaagcatcataatacaagccaggggcctcgagggctcgaatacaagtgctcgatcatagacgagtcagcggaagcaacaatatctgagtacagacataagttaaacaagtttgccttaagaaggctagcacaaactgggatacagatcgaaagaggcgcaggcctcctgcctgggatcctcctaactactcctggtcgtcgtcagcgggctgcacgtagtagtaggcacctccagtgtagtaggagtcgtcgtcgatggtggcgtctggctcctggactccagcatctggttgcgacaaccagaaagaaaggaaagggggaaaaggggggagaaagcaaccgtgagtactcatccaaagtactcgcaagcaaggaactacactacatatgcatgggtatatgtgtaagggccatatcagtggactgaactgcagaatgccagaataagagggggatagctagtcctatcgaagactacgcttctggcagcctccgtcttgcagcatgtagaagagagtagattgaagtcctccaagtagcatctccaagtagcatctccagtagcatctccagtagcatcccgcatcgcatagcataatcctacccggcgatcctctcctcgtcgccctgtagaaaagcgatcaccgggttgtctgtggaacttggaagggtgtgttttattaagtatccggttctagttgtcataaggtcaaggtacaactccaagtcgtcctgttaccgaagatcacggctattcgaatagattaacttccctgcaggggtgcaccaacttacccaacacgcttgatcccatttggccggacacactttcctgggtcatgcccggcctcggaagatcaacacgtcgcagccccacctaggcaaaacagagaggccagcacgccggtctaaacctaagcgcacaggggtctgggcccatcgcccatagcacacctgcacgttgcgagggcggccggaagcagacctagccctagcaggcgttccagtccaatccggcgcgcgccgctccgtcgctgacgtctgaagtgcttcggctgataccacgacgtcgggatacccataactactcccgcgtagatggttagtgcgtataagctcgtagccaactcagatcaaataccaagatctcgttaagcgtgttaagtatccgcgaacgccgaacagggccaggcccacctgtctcctaggtggtctcaacctgccctgtcgctccgccacaaagtaacagtcgagggccgtcgggaacccaggcccacctctaccgggatggagccacctgtcctttcagccccctcatcagaatcacttgcgggtactcaatgagctgacccgactttagtcaccatctgtatagtatgtatgtatgtatagtatatacccgtgatcacctcctaagtgatcacggcccgatagtatagcaaggcagactgacaagaatgtagggccaatgatgataaactagcatcctatactaagcatttaggattgcaggtaaggtatcaacagatgtagcaacaatgccaggctatgcatcagaataggatcaacggaaagcagtaacatgctacactactctaatgcaagcagtatagaggagaataggcgatatctggtgatcaaggggggggggcttgcctggttgctcagacaagaaggaggggtcgtcggtgacgtagtcgaccacaggggcatcagcatcgtcacggggtctaccgaagagaagaggggggagaaacagtaaatacatagcaagcaagtgcataacaggacaacaagcagagctagacgtgttctaacgcggtatgaggtgataccggtgaagaggggaaacatccgggaaagtatcccggcGTTCCGtgctttcgggcagaggagccggagggggaaagttgcgagttcgataggttaggggggtgtggcggacgaacgggttgcgtatccagaattgtctcgtcgttctgagcaactttcatgttgaaaataatttaatccgagttacggattaaaagttatgattttctaaagattttattaatttctgtaatttaattaattatttaaataaaTTCGAAATTagagttatgacatcagcatgatgtcatgctgacgtcagcagtcaacagggttgactggtcaacctgaccagtgggtcccactggtcagtgacacatttttaaTTAGGCGtattagttaacctaattagtattaattaggggtgggccccactgtcattgactaactaactaactaattaacatatcaggttaattaggtaactaatgtgtAATTAGATTAATTAGTTGCTTAATTTaactaatcaaaattaattaattaattaattaatttatttattattaataatttttgtttctttttttttacttaacagaaacgttctgggggccgtggggcccccatgtcattgggtCAGGGCACAGGCTGGCACGGGCACGCGTTAACGGGCGTTGGGGCGTGCGTACCCAGCGACCAGTACCCGGCGGCTGGGGGGAAGGAGTGGGCGAGGCCAAGCGGCCGGACCAGCATGCCGCGGCGAACGCGGCGCTGACGCGGCTTGCTAGAGCCGGCGAGGTAGGAGGGAGGGCTTGCCAGCGAAGAGGGCGGCGATGGCCGGGGCGCGGGGAGGCCTGGGGCCAAGGGGCGCCGACTGGTCGCCGGAGAAGGAGGGGGGAGGCTTGCCGGAGCGCGGGTGAGTAGGGGGCCACAGCGGCGTGCTCGGGCGTCAACGGGGTGATGCAGAGCCGCGGCAGGGGCGCGCCTGTGCGAGGACGAGGCCAGGCGCGGCGCTGGCAGATGGTTGCGTGCGCCAGCagaggcggcgtcgggcgcgggaCCGTTGtgagcaggggaggaggaggaaaggTGCTCACGGGAGGGCCGCGTAGGGTCTAggcagtgggggttgaggaggagggcggagacgacggcgtcgaggaggcagtccggcgagggagGGCGAAGCAGTCCGGCGGGGGAGGTTCGGCGAGGTGGCCTCCGGTGAGGTCCTCGGGCGGCGGTTGTGTCGTACGGCGACGGCGTCGATGAAGGGGGCATCGGGCTCAttgccccttcccgatccagatcggatcgaggaagaggagcggggggggggggggtaggcgagccggagacgggcggcggcggtggctctaGATCGAGCGGGAGGGGTGCGAGAGAGAGTGGGGGGGGATCAATCTCGATCCAGGGGAATCTGGGGAGGGAGTAGAGCGCGTGGGGGGGCGAGTGGGGGTGTGGTGGTGGATTAGGGTTTGGGCAGGGTGTGTAtagggagtggggtgggccggttgggtcggttggctgggccttggcccagttggccagggggagggggttgtttccttttctctttagttttgttaggttttcttttatttatttcttttcttttatttatttccttttatgttttaattcaatttaaaatatttatgtatTCTGTAAAAGTGTGTTTCCTTCACCTTAAATATCTaaacattatttggcacaaccagaacattttatttttaatgtttgaaaactttgatgtttgcctttaattaaattGGAATTTGGATCGGTTTTGAACTATCGAGGGTTTATCAACAGTaagcgaggtgacgtggcatcattaacgtgggattactgtaacctgattatccaggcgtcacatgAGGACTGTAATTTGTGGTTTGGGCTTAGCTTGTATTTTTCATAAGGCTTACGCCGTAATTGAGTAGAGTTTTACACTATAATTTTTGTTGGTGAGGACTATATTTGTTGTAGGGCTTACAGTGTAATTGTAAAGTGTATTTTTCCTGTTGGGCTTACACCGTAAATGAGTAGAGTTCTACAATGTAATTTGTGTGGGTTGGGACTGTAATTGTACAATGTATTTTTCCTATTGGGCTTAATCTGTAAGTCAATGTAAATTCGGCGTGACTTGTCCTGAATTATTTCTGTAATATGACGCAAAATTATAGTGTAATTTCACTTTATTTTTTTCAGTGGTGTTACAGTGTAATTTCGCCCTTAATTTACTGTGTAGTGGCTCTGTAGTTATGATGCACTTTTACAGTGTAATTTTACCCCTAATTATAGTGTATTTTTGGCCATAATTTTTGTACTGCTATCTGctgttttttaatttctgtaaaCTGATGCTCTTTGATTCACTGTAACTTTTACCTACAATTTCTTTGCGTTTTGCATTGTAGTTACTATGTGACCCCATATTTTTTTGCAGTGTTTTTTCCTCTTAGGTTAATGCTGTAAATTTGCATAGGTTTTACACTTCCACTTTAGTCCCTTTAATTGAGCCCCATTTGCTCTCTTGTTTTTCAGCTACCTCAATGGGAAGACTACGGAAAGCCTGTCCCAAGGATGTCCCGCTTGTTTCTTTAGTTGAGAGTGCTGATTCTTTAAAAGAACCTTTCGTGCCTAACGATTTTGCTGATGATAATGTTATGTCTTTGGTAGTTATTTTTGTCTTATTATcatatctttttcttcttctcatttttcCTTGCATTAATACTATTTGCTTATTTGTCTGAACTTCTTCTTTGTCAGGATTCTTCTGGTGATGATGAAGAGCTTGGCAAAGCACTTTACAATTTCTATGTGAAAAATGTAAGTGTTTGTCTGATCtagttttttttcttattcttttgtTGGTTTGATGTTTATGTATTTGTTTTGTGCAGAAAGTCAAGCACCTGAAGAGGAAATTGTCTTCTGTTAGTAGAAGGAATGTTGTAAGTCTCTTTTGCTCTTCTCATGTTATATGTTCCATGTTCTTTTGCTAGGGATTCCCCCTGTATCTTCAATTTATTTTGGTTTATTAATgtatttcttattttatttttttgtagaGGCAGAAACGATCTTCTGATTTCCCTGTTTGTTCGACGTTCACTCGATACTCTGGAAAGTTCTTCTCGGGAGTTGTTGATGGCATGTGTTCTAGGTACAAGGATGTTATTCAGATGTATGACATGGGTTGTCTCCTTAATTTTGTCCGGATCGAGGTTCCTCTTAGGCTAGTTAAGTGGCTTGCATCTAGGTTCGACGTTCCTGCTTCCGAGTTTCAGTTGAAAAGGAAATTCATACCCTTAACTAAGTATGATATCCATGACATCCTTGACCTCCCAGTAGATGGTGAGCCACTTGTTTCAGATCGTGAGGCTGGTCGTGATTTTATCCTCTCTCATTTCAATCTTACTAGTATCCCACCAGTGTCCTTTTTTGCCAACAAGCTTAAATCTGTAGAAGTTGATTTTCTTAATGAGGACGTCTTCATTTGTTTCATGATTGTGGCTTTCTTTACTTTCCTTTGTCCCAACTCTAGCCTCAATCCTAGTCTGAAGTACCTCcacatctttcaggattgtcagtCTGTGCGTTCCTATGATCTTTCTAGTTTTATTTACGAGTGGCTTTTGAGTGGCATCAAAAAATTCAAGGATGCTACTAAAGTTGCCTCCAAAAGATCAGTGACCTTCGGTGGATGCCATTATGCATTTGCCGtaagttttcttttttcttttattttatttatgtTGTCCTTAATCTGTTTGAATGTTTATTATTTAGTTTAGTGCTAACTTGTTTTTGTTTTGTTATGTGTTTGTTTTTGTAGGTAGCTTACCTTGATCATTTGAACTTTGGGCTTCAGTCTGTACCTGATGTGAAACCTCGTATGCTTGCATGGAGAGGCAACAAAGTCAAGCAATTTGCAGAGCTTGACCGAAACAACAGTCGCTCTTTTGGAAAGAGGCCCCTAAAACGTCCATGTGCTCCAACTAATTTGCAGGttatcttctttttcttttcatgttctgttgttatttttagTTCATTGTTTCTTTATTCATCCATTTTTACTTTTATGTTTTGCCATGTATttacttttgtttttgttttacggTTCTGTTGAAAAATCCTCAGGCAGTAAGAGTTTTGATATTGGCCCTTCTGATGGTTCTTTTGCAATGAAAGTTCAAAGAACTATTTGCCCTCACTTTGGATCTCAGGTATTTTGTTGTGGTTAGATTGTACTTTTCTGAGCATTTTAATTGTTGCTTTTTGCTGATTTTGTCTCTTGTTCAGACTGCTCTTGAAGTCATTGAGCTTGTTCAGACTAGAAACCAAGACAAACCTAAGATATTCATTGATTGGGCAGAGTCTCTTGTTTTAAATGTTCTGGAATGTGTGTTGAATTCATCTATGCCCAAAGTGTCTGGAAGCGAGCATTAGTCTATGAGCAAATTCTCttttggttagttcataatctttttcTTTTTTAGTTGCATGTAGCTTTTGTATTTTTATCTTCAT
Proteins encoded in this window:
- the LOC123046659 gene encoding uncharacterized protein isoform X1, whose amino-acid sequence is MGRLRKACPKDVPLVSLVESADSLKEPFVPNDFADDNVMSLDSSGDDEELGKALYNFYVKNKVKHLKRKLSSVSRRNVRQKRSSDFPVCSTFTRYSGKFFSGVVDGMCSRYKDVIQMYDMGCLLNFVRIEVPLRLVKWLASRFDVPASEFQLKRKFIPLTKYDIHDILDLPVDGEPLVSDREAGRDFILSHFNLTSIPPVSFFANKLKSVEVDFLNEDVFICFMIVAFFTFLCPNSSLNPSLKYLHIFQDCQSVRSYDLSSFIYEWLLSGIKKFKDATKVASKRSVTFGGCHYAFAVAYLDHLNFGLQSVPDVKPRMLAWRGNKVKQFAELDRNNSRSFGKRPLKRPCAPTNLQAVRVLILALLMVLLQ
- the LOC123046659 gene encoding uncharacterized protein isoform X2, which gives rise to MGRLRKACPKDVPLVSLVESADSLKEPFVPNDFADDNVMSLDSSGDDEELGKALYNFYVKNKVKHLKRKLSSVSRRNVRQKRSSDFPVCSTFTRYSGKFFSGVVDGMCSR